CAGTCCTCCCGCGAGACCGAGTACTCGCCGGAGTAGACGTCGTCGGTGCTCTCCACGACGATCTTGGTCAGCAGCTGGTTGCGCTCGACGATCGGCTTCGTGAGCAGCGTCTTGTCCAGGCGCTGCTGCCAGTGCGCGGCGACCGTGGCGCGGGCGTCGACGATCTTGCCGGCCAATCGGGCGCGCGAGCCCTGCAGGGCCTGCAGGGCCTGCTGGTCGAGGCTGCCCTCGCTGAGGCCGTTCAGCACCCAGACCTGCTGGACGCGGACCTCCTCGATGAGGGACAGCATGTCCTGGATCGCGAAGGCGGTGCTGGACAGGCTCTGGTCGGCGACGCTACCGGTGAGCGCGCGGTTCAGCGACATCGCGGAGCTGATGACGTCGCTGTAGGCGGCGATGGCCTGGGCGGGCTCCAACTGCTGGGCGTGCACGCCCTGGCGCAGCTGGGTGAGTTCGTCGAGCTTGGGCCGGAGTTCGCGGAAGCGGTCCACGACGACCGGGCCCAGGACGTCGGAGGAGCGGATCGTCTCGTCCAGCTGGGCTCGCGCGTCCTTCACCGCCTGGACGTTCCGGTCGAAGGCGCTGGGGTCACCGCCACCGGCCAGGATCTCGACCGCGCTGTTGCGTTCCAGCTGCAGGCCGTCGACCAGCGGCTCGACCTGGTCCACCGCGTCGAGCACCTCGGCGACGCGGGCGAACTCGTCGGCCCGGTCGACCTGCCAGCGGATCTGCCCGATACCGAGCGTGATCGCGAAGATGACCGGCACCAGGACAACGGCGCCGAGCTTGACCGGCAGGGACCAGTTGCGCCACTGGACCACGGTGTCGCGGAGTCGCCCGTGCTTCTCCTCGCTCACGAGCGCCCTCCTGACGTCGAGCTCAGGCTTCCGCGCTGCTCAGGCGCGGCTGGGAGCCTCTCGGGCGAACAATGGGTTGGAGAACGGCGCATGCGTGCGGTCCCGCAATCGTCGTCTGGGTGGGCTGGGGGCGAAGTCCAGCGGCCGTCGAGGGGCCCGGCGACACTCAGAGTCACCACTAGCACCTCCGGCGGGTGCATTCGAAACTCCGGTACCGAACCGTTACCTCTCCCGACGCGCAGCTGTCTTTCGATGCCCAAGCACTATAAGCCCCAGGTGACGAGATAACACCGGGGGCTTTTTCCCATTCGACTACGGCAAACAGGGGATGTCACGCCGAGTGGTCGAAGTCGGCGTAGAGTCGCCACCGTTTTCACTCGATCGGAGCAGTCCGGCGCTCTCGTCGCGGCACCGCCCAGCGGGAAAGCCCTGGTTGATCGGTCGAGCCCGCCGCGCGCCCCCTCCGACCTGGCAGTACCAGACAGTAACCACGCCGTGGAGCGGAGACCCGCCTTCAGCCGCCGGACGCGACCTGAGATGCTGGAAAGGGACCGACCGGGTGGCGATCACCACACTGTCGGTCCGGTGCGGGAAGTGGTTAGACTTTCCCGCCTCCGTCGGCCCGCGCGCGCCCGGCGGGCCCACCGCGTAGTCCCAGGAAGGACCGCGTAGTCCCAGGAAGGATCCATGAGCAACGCAACGCAATCCGCGCTGCGCGGCAGCCCACGTGACCAGCCCGGAAATCCGCGGTCGGCCTTCGGAGCAATCGACAAGAGCGCCGTTCGCGCGACCCGGGAACGCCCCGATTTCACCGCTATCGAGCAGAGCCAGGAATTCCGCGCGCTCCGCCGCAGGTGGAAATGGTTCGTTTTCCCGGCGACGGCGTTTTTCCTGATCTGGTACGTCGGATATGTCGCGCTCGCCGCCTACGCCCGGGACTTCATGGCCCAGCGGCTCTTCGGCGAGGTCAACGTCGGCCTGGTCATGGGCGTCGCCCAGTTCGTCACCACGGTCATCCTGACCTCGCTCTACCTGCGGTTCGCACGCCGCCGCATCGACCCCAAGGTCGACGAGATCCGACAGCACGCGGGAGACCCCGAACGATGAACGACCAGCTGGTCCCTGGCGACAACGCGATCGTCAACACCGCCGTCTTCGCCGCGTTCGTGCTGATCACGCTGTTCATCGTGTACCGCGTGAGCAGCCGCGGCAGCTCCAGCGACTACTTCGTCGCCGGCAGTGCGTTCAGCGGTGCGCAGAACGGCATCGCGCTGTCCGGCGACTACCTGTCCGCGGCGTCCTTCCTCGGCATCGCGGGCGCCATCGCCGTCTACGGCTACGACGGCTTCCTGTACTCCATCGGCTTCCTGGTCGCGTGGTTGATCAACCTGCTGCTGGTGGCCGAGCGGACGCGCAACACCGGCCGCTTCACCATGGGCGACGTGCTCAGCTTCCGGATGCAGCAGCGTCCGGTCCGCGCCGCCGCGGCCGCCTCCACGCTGGCCATCACGATCATCTACATGATCGCGCAGATGGCCGGTGCCGGTGGTCTGGTCGCCCTGCTGCTCGACGTGCACAGCGGCTTCGGCCAGGCCCTGGTGATCGCCGTGGTCGGCCTGGTGATGATGGTCTACGTGCTGGTCGGCGGCATGAAGGGCACCACCTGGGTGCAGATCATCAAGGCCGTCATGCTGCTGCTCTGCGCGGTCCTGATCACGATCTTCCTGCTCGGCAAGTTCGGCTACAGCATGACCGACCTGCTGCTGAGCGCCGCGGACAACAACCCGAACGGCAAGGACATCTTCGCCCCCGGCGTGCAGTACGGGGAGTCCGAGCTGACCAAGCTCGACTTCGTGTCGCTGTCGCTGGCCCTGGTGCTCGGCGTCGGCGGCCTCCCGCACGTGCTGATGCGGTTCTACACCGTGCCCAACGCCCGCGAGGCCCGGAGCTCCGTGGCCTGGGCGATCTGGGTGGTCGCCATCTTCTACATCTGCACGCTGGTCATCGGCTACGGCGCGGCCGCGCTGGTCGGCACCGACGCGATCAAGGACGCACCGGGTGCGGAGAACTCGGCGGCGCCGCTGCTGGCCTACCGCATCGGCGGCACGGTGCTGCTGGGCATCGTCGCCGCGGTCGCCTTCGCGACGATCCTGGCGGTGGTCGCCGGTCTGACGCTGACCGCCTCGGCCTCCTTCGCGCACGACATCTACGCCAACGTCGTCCGGCGCGGGAAGGCCGACTCCGAGGACGTGGTGAAGGTGGCCCGGGTGACGGCGCTGGTCATCGGCGGGGCGTCGATCGTGGGTTCCATCGCGGTCAACGGCCAGAACATCGCGTTCCTGGTGAGTCTGGCGTTCGCCTTCGCCGCCTCGGCGAACCTGTCCACGCTGCTGTTCTCGCTGTTCTGGAAGCGGTTCAACACCCGCGGCACGTTGTGGGGCATCTACGGCGGCCTGGCCTCCTGCCTGCTGCTGGTGGTCTTCTCCCCCGTCGTGTCCGGATCGCCGGACTCGATCCTGCCGAGCGTGGACTTCGCGTTCTTCCCGTTGAAGAACCCGGGCATCGTGTCCATCCCGTTCTCGTTCGTCTGCGGCATCATCGGCACCTTCCTCGGTGGCCACGAGGACGCGGACGAGGAGCGCCGGGCCGAGATGGAGGTCCGCTCGCTGACCGGCCTCGGCTCGCGAGTCGGCTGAGAGCACGTCCCCCCGAGAGGCCCGCAGGACCCCGGCGTCCTGCGGGCCTCTC
This region of Saccharopolyspora hordei genomic DNA includes:
- a CDS encoding DUF485 domain-containing protein encodes the protein MSNATQSALRGSPRDQPGNPRSAFGAIDKSAVRATRERPDFTAIEQSQEFRALRRRWKWFVFPATAFFLIWYVGYVALAAYARDFMAQRLFGEVNVGLVMGVAQFVTTVILTSLYLRFARRRIDPKVDEIRQHAGDPER
- a CDS encoding solute symporter family protein produces the protein MNDQLVPGDNAIVNTAVFAAFVLITLFIVYRVSSRGSSSDYFVAGSAFSGAQNGIALSGDYLSAASFLGIAGAIAVYGYDGFLYSIGFLVAWLINLLLVAERTRNTGRFTMGDVLSFRMQQRPVRAAAAASTLAITIIYMIAQMAGAGGLVALLLDVHSGFGQALVIAVVGLVMMVYVLVGGMKGTTWVQIIKAVMLLLCAVLITIFLLGKFGYSMTDLLLSAADNNPNGKDIFAPGVQYGESELTKLDFVSLSLALVLGVGGLPHVLMRFYTVPNAREARSSVAWAIWVVAIFYICTLVIGYGAAALVGTDAIKDAPGAENSAAPLLAYRIGGTVLLGIVAAVAFATILAVVAGLTLTASASFAHDIYANVVRRGKADSEDVVKVARVTALVIGGASIVGSIAVNGQNIAFLVSLAFAFAASANLSTLLFSLFWKRFNTRGTLWGIYGGLASCLLLVVFSPVVSGSPDSILPSVDFAFFPLKNPGIVSIPFSFVCGIIGTFLGGHEDADEERRAEMEVRSLTGLGSRVG